The following proteins come from a genomic window of Flavobacterium crocinum:
- a CDS encoding RagB/SusD family nutrient uptake outer membrane protein, with amino-acid sequence MKKYSKYILFFIAALTVSSCDDYLDVTPIGKVIPETLPQFRAVLTTGYSVYPQHKSLTEVRADELTLNEFSDDFIYYRDIYIWKDSNPDKITTTFQYQNLYTVIFYTNVLINEASKKIETSAERDQLIGEAYALRAMAYFDLVNLFGKPYNAATAASDKAVPLALEIDLEQAFIPQTVEVIYNQIISDTNEAEKLLNVTSQPKGLNYRFSKASLYSLESRIYLYQKQWQKSLDAANKALAINYNLIDLNATKVLANRYDSAESILALENTFINSLKSVSYASPDLIATYNKTTDLRYPLYFLASGSRFRIQKGGEDAQKCSFRSSELYLTKAETLLELNNLADAKTTVVAFIAKRYTPAGLSDLTTSVNAMNTTDLATFIANERRREFAAEGHRWFDLRRTSQKQIIHTVDGNEHTLIQNDPRYTIIYPANARLNNPNL; translated from the coding sequence ATGAAAAAATACTCAAAATATATATTGTTTTTTATCGCAGCGCTTACCGTAAGCAGCTGTGATGATTATCTGGATGTAACGCCTATTGGTAAAGTAATTCCGGAAACATTACCACAATTTCGTGCCGTTTTAACAACAGGATATTCTGTTTATCCACAGCATAAATCATTGACTGAAGTTCGTGCAGACGAGCTTACCTTGAATGAGTTTAGCGATGATTTTATCTATTACAGAGATATCTACATTTGGAAAGACAGCAATCCTGACAAGATTACAACCACTTTTCAATATCAGAATTTATATACTGTAATTTTTTACACCAATGTTTTAATCAACGAAGCTTCTAAAAAAATCGAAACTTCTGCAGAAAGAGACCAATTAATTGGAGAAGCTTACGCATTAAGAGCAATGGCTTATTTTGATTTGGTTAATCTTTTCGGAAAACCATATAATGCGGCAACTGCAGCAAGCGACAAAGCAGTGCCGTTAGCATTAGAAATAGATTTAGAACAGGCTTTTATTCCTCAAACCGTTGAAGTAATTTACAATCAGATTATTTCTGATACTAACGAAGCAGAGAAATTACTTAATGTAACATCTCAGCCAAAAGGATTAAATTACCGTTTTTCTAAAGCTTCATTATACAGTTTAGAAAGCCGTATTTACCTGTATCAAAAACAATGGCAAAAATCTCTTGATGCAGCAAACAAAGCATTGGCGATTAATTATAATTTAATTGATTTAAATGCAACAAAAGTTTTAGCGAACAGATATGACAGCGCTGAATCTATTTTAGCACTTGAAAATACATTTATCAATAGTTTAAAATCGGTTTCATATGCTTCGCCGGATTTAATTGCCACTTATAACAAAACAACAGATTTACGTTACCCTCTTTACTTTTTAGCAAGCGGAAGCCGTTTCAGAATCCAAAAAGGAGGAGAAGACGCTCAGAAATGTTCTTTTAGATCTTCTGAATTATACCTGACAAAAGCAGAAACTTTATTAGAGTTAAATAATTTGGCGGATGCCAAAACAACTGTAGTAGCTTTTATTGCAAAACGTTATACTCCGGCTGGCCTAAGTGACCTTACAACTTCTGTAAATGCAATGAACACAACTGATTTAGCAACGTTTATTGCTAACGAAAGACGCCGTGAATTTGCTGCTGAAGGACACCGTTGGTTTGACCTGAGAAGAACTTCTCAAAAACAAATCATTCACACTGTAGATGGAAATGAACATACATTGATACAAAACGATCCGCGTTACACGATTATTTATCCTGCAAACGCGAGATTGAACAATCCCAATCTATAA
- a CDS encoding LytR/AlgR family response regulator transcription factor, protein MKVAIVEDEYLASSYLKSILEQQDILPISEISVLKSVKEAVIFFSENKIDLAFMDIHLGDGKSLEIFEKTIVSCPVIFITAYDSYAISVFKHFTIDYLLKPFEESELLEALHKFKKIKDSFNSDSTLQSLVAIENPESNKIQRHFLVNHGYKLISINESEITYFAATGKHLFIYLKSGNSYLYNSTITDIINSLDSFHFFKINRKYIVHRSCIKEVVKHSHQKVELILTVPSVENDPIFISKKEIHNFKNWLDQ, encoded by the coding sequence ATGAAAGTTGCAATCGTCGAAGACGAATATCTGGCGTCCAGTTATCTAAAATCCATTTTAGAGCAACAGGATATTTTACCAATTTCAGAAATCAGTGTTCTAAAATCGGTAAAAGAAGCTGTTATTTTCTTTAGCGAAAATAAAATCGATTTAGCTTTTATGGACATTCATTTGGGAGATGGAAAAAGTCTTGAAATTTTCGAAAAAACCATCGTCTCCTGCCCTGTCATCTTTATCACGGCTTACGATTCGTATGCCATTTCTGTTTTCAAACATTTTACAATCGATTATCTTTTAAAACCTTTTGAAGAATCAGAATTGTTAGAAGCACTTCATAAATTCAAAAAAATAAAAGACAGTTTTAACAGCGACTCTACGCTTCAGTCTCTTGTTGCCATAGAAAATCCCGAAAGCAATAAAATACAGCGCCATTTCTTAGTAAATCACGGTTATAAACTGATTTCTATAAACGAAAGCGAAATCACTTATTTTGCAGCAACCGGAAAGCATTTATTTATCTACTTAAAATCAGGAAACAGTTACTTATATAATAGTACCATAACAGATATCATAAATAGTCTTGATTCGTTTCATTTTTTCAAAATAAACAGAAAGTATATTGTTCATCGAAGCTGTATCAAAGAAGTCGTAAAACATTCTCATCAGAAAGTCGAACTCATTTTAACCGTTCCTTCAGTAGAAAACGATCCCATTTTTATCAGTAAAAAGGAAATCCACAACTTTAAAAACTGGCTGGATCAATAA
- a CDS encoding NUMOD4 domain-containing protein, whose protein sequence is MPHNRFYPDEQFKEIEINASLQLKYAISNRGRLISFTDEIENGRILKGGLSDGYPTFRFKVKKDDKIVNKYLFLYKLVAQYFIPKESEDQTYVLHLDYNRSNDDVKNLRWATKQEMMAHSRKSPRVIQAKKNLIEHNLKADGRKLTTTKVMLIKKILARPEQKTRLKMIAKQFGVSEMQIRRIASGENWGHVKV, encoded by the coding sequence ATGCCACACAATCGATTTTATCCGGATGAACAATTTAAAGAAATAGAAATAAATGCCTCATTACAACTTAAATATGCAATTTCAAACAGAGGAAGACTAATTAGCTTTACTGACGAAATTGAAAACGGCCGAATCTTAAAAGGCGGTTTAAGCGACGGATATCCAACTTTCCGTTTTAAGGTTAAAAAAGATGATAAAATCGTCAACAAATATCTTTTCTTATACAAGTTAGTTGCCCAATATTTTATCCCGAAAGAATCTGAAGATCAAACTTACGTATTGCACTTAGATTACAATCGAAGCAATGATGATGTAAAAAACCTTCGCTGGGCAACCAAACAGGAAATGATGGCACACAGCCGTAAAAGTCCTCGTGTAATTCAGGCGAAAAAGAACCTGATCGAACACAATCTAAAAGCCGACGGAAGAAAACTAACAACAACTAAAGTCATGTTAATCAAGAAGATATTAGCAAGACCGGAACAAAAAACCCGTCTTAAAATGATCGCGAAACAATTCGGCGTAAGCGAAATGCAGATCAGAAGAATTGCCAGCGGAGAAAACTGGGGACACGTTAAGGTTTAA
- the lpdA gene encoding dihydrolipoyl dehydrogenase — protein MKYDVIVLGSGPGGYVTAIRASQLGFKTAVVEKENLGGVCLNWGCIPTKALLKSAQVFDYLKHASDYGLKVSEFDKDFPAVIQRSRGVAEGMSKGVQFLMKKNKIDVIEGFGKLKPGKKLDVTDKDNKVTEYSADHIIIATGARSRELPNLPQDGVKVIGYRQAMTLPTQPKSMIIVGSGAIGVEFAHFYNSMGTDVTIVEFMPNVVPVEDEDISKQFERSLKKSGIKVMTNSSVERIDTTGAGVKAFVKTAKGEEVLEADIVLSAVGIKTNIENIGLEEVGIAVDRDKILVNAYNATNIPGYYAIGDVTPGQALAHVASAEGINCVEKIKGLHVDPIDYGNVPGCTYATPEIASVGLTEKQAKEKGYELKIGKFPFSASGKAKAAGNADGFVKVIFDAKYGEWLGCHMIGAGVTDMIAEAVVARKLETTGHEILKSIHPHPTMSEAVMEAVADAYGEVIHL, from the coding sequence ATGAAATACGACGTTATTGTTTTAGGAAGTGGTCCTGGTGGATATGTAACAGCAATTAGAGCTTCACAATTAGGCTTTAAAACTGCTGTAGTAGAAAAAGAAAATCTTGGTGGAGTTTGCCTTAACTGGGGATGTATTCCAACAAAAGCTCTTTTAAAATCTGCTCAGGTTTTTGATTATTTAAAACACGCTTCTGACTACGGATTAAAAGTTTCTGAATTCGATAAAGACTTCCCTGCTGTTATTCAACGCAGCCGTGGTGTTGCTGAAGGAATGAGCAAAGGAGTTCAGTTCCTGATGAAAAAAAACAAAATTGACGTTATCGAAGGGTTTGGAAAACTAAAACCAGGAAAAAAACTTGACGTTACGGATAAAGACAATAAAGTTACAGAATACAGCGCTGATCACATTATCATTGCAACTGGTGCTCGTTCTCGTGAATTACCAAACTTACCTCAGGATGGTGTAAAAGTAATTGGATACCGTCAGGCAATGACTTTGCCAACTCAGCCAAAATCTATGATCATTGTGGGTTCCGGAGCAATTGGAGTGGAGTTCGCTCACTTTTACAACTCAATGGGAACAGATGTTACTATCGTAGAATTTATGCCAAACGTAGTTCCTGTTGAAGACGAAGATATCTCAAAACAATTTGAGCGTTCTTTGAAAAAATCTGGAATTAAAGTAATGACTAACTCTTCTGTTGAGCGTATCGACACAACAGGTGCAGGAGTTAAAGCTTTCGTTAAAACGGCAAAAGGAGAAGAAGTTTTAGAAGCTGATATCGTTCTTTCTGCTGTTGGAATCAAAACAAACATTGAAAACATCGGCTTAGAAGAAGTGGGTATCGCTGTTGACAGAGATAAAATCTTAGTAAACGCTTACAACGCAACTAATATTCCAGGATACTATGCAATTGGAGACGTTACTCCAGGTCAGGCTTTAGCTCACGTAGCTTCTGCTGAAGGAATCAACTGTGTGGAAAAAATTAAAGGTTTACACGTAGATCCAATCGATTACGGAAACGTTCCAGGTTGTACTTATGCAACTCCGGAAATCGCTTCTGTAGGTTTAACAGAAAAACAAGCGAAAGAAAAAGGTTACGAATTAAAAATTGGTAAATTCCCATTCTCAGCTTCTGGAAAAGCAAAAGCGGCTGGAAATGCTGATGGATTCGTAAAAGTAATCTTCGATGCTAAATACGGAGAATGGTTAGGATGCCACATGATTGGTGCTGGTGTTACAGATATGATTGCTGAAGCAGTTGTAGCTCGTAAACTGGAAACTACTGGTCACGAAATCCTTAAATCTATCCACCCTCACCCAACAATGAGCGAGGCTGTTATGGAAGCTGTAGCGGATGCTTACGGCGAAGTAATTCACTTGTAA
- a CDS encoding DUF2314 domain-containing protein, with product MEETKIFYADGENPKMIEAYKKAQETFKYFWRELSWEYRRIIPGLDVACVKLAFTQEIDNETVVEHMWINDVNFDGETIYGILVNDPGELTNVANGDEIAIPVNQISDWLFAINGQTYGAFTIQAMRSEMSEDERESHDEAWGLNFGDFNDVLVVNEQKEKPENLIEHPMSKNMKESLIEFVNNNPEEVTHQDELGYTFLHREAIAGNQTSVEVLLESGADKNAKTESGKTPFDFAKELNWEHLLPLLQ from the coding sequence ATGGAAGAAACAAAAATATTCTACGCCGACGGAGAAAATCCAAAAATGATCGAAGCTTACAAAAAGGCTCAGGAAACCTTTAAATATTTCTGGAGAGAATTATCCTGGGAATACCGCAGAATAATTCCCGGACTAGACGTTGCCTGTGTAAAACTGGCATTTACACAAGAAATTGACAATGAAACTGTCGTAGAGCACATGTGGATTAACGATGTAAATTTTGATGGAGAAACGATATACGGAATTTTAGTAAATGATCCGGGCGAACTGACAAATGTTGCTAACGGAGACGAAATTGCAATTCCGGTAAATCAAATCAGTGATTGGTTATTTGCTATTAACGGACAGACTTATGGTGCGTTCACAATTCAGGCTATGCGTTCTGAAATGAGCGAAGACGAAAGAGAATCTCATGATGAAGCCTGGGGATTGAATTTTGGTGATTTTAATGATGTTTTGGTTGTTAATGAACAAAAAGAAAAACCAGAAAATCTAATTGAGCATCCGATGAGCAAAAACATGAAAGAAAGCCTTATTGAATTTGTAAACAATAATCCAGAAGAAGTAACTCATCAAGATGAATTAGGATATACTTTTTTACATCGAGAAGCCATTGCAGGAAATCAGACTTCAGTTGAAGTCTTATTAGAGTCAGGCGCCGACAAAAACGCTAAAACTGAAAGTGGTAAAACACCTTTTGATTTTGCCAAAGAACTAAATTGGGAACATTTACTTCCTCTGCTTCAATAA
- a CDS encoding TPM domain-containing protein, with product MKKILFLLTIVLFLPNHFFAQTETNMSAVFAKSYDYVNDFEKILNSGQVKTLNDFLKSSENKTKSKILIVTTSSIAPYTDLTDYSLALDKYMLAKLKIDTSILIVISKQLRQIQVQGVEKIRAKMSDQEMKDIITTYVVPELKKGDYYKGLEQGTKQLIKKIE from the coding sequence ATGAAAAAAATATTGTTTCTACTTACGATTGTTCTTTTTTTACCAAATCATTTTTTTGCACAGACAGAAACAAATATGTCTGCCGTATTTGCGAAATCTTATGATTATGTAAATGACTTCGAAAAAATTCTTAATTCGGGTCAGGTAAAAACTTTAAACGATTTTTTAAAATCAAGTGAAAACAAGACTAAAAGTAAAATTCTAATTGTCACCACGTCTTCAATAGCTCCTTACACAGACCTGACCGATTATTCTCTGGCTTTAGATAAATATATGCTTGCAAAACTAAAAATCGATACTTCTATTTTAATCGTAATTAGCAAACAATTAAGACAAATCCAAGTTCAGGGTGTCGAAAAGATAAGAGCCAAAATGAGCGATCAGGAAATGAAAGACATTATAACTACCTATGTAGTACCTGAATTAAAAAAAGGAGATTATTACAAAGGCTTAGAGCAAGGTACAAAACAACTTATTAAAAAAATAGAATAA
- a CDS encoding suppressor of fused domain protein: MNLEDYKKTFSEDDAVGWLEIDKEFDRLYPSQEPKHFAPAISYMLGGDNPLDGVSYYESKSQEDHFHFITYGFSELYYNEEKADGEYSKWGFELTFRLKPFEADNGNPSWAVALLQNIAKYVFNSGNWFEKFHYMPANGPLRLNTDTDITALVFVTDPEIEKKQTPHGEVSFLQIVGITSAEYEHIKENPESVEELVNKLREKNPLLITDLNRKD; this comes from the coding sequence ATGAATTTAGAAGACTATAAGAAAACATTTTCAGAAGATGACGCTGTTGGCTGGCTGGAAATCGACAAAGAATTTGATCGTCTGTATCCCAGTCAGGAACCCAAACATTTTGCACCTGCAATTAGTTATATGCTTGGCGGCGATAATCCGCTTGACGGCGTAAGCTATTATGAAAGTAAAAGCCAGGAAGATCACTTTCATTTTATTACTTACGGCTTTTCGGAATTATATTATAACGAAGAAAAAGCAGACGGAGAATACAGCAAATGGGGATTTGAACTCACCTTTAGATTAAAACCTTTTGAAGCCGATAACGGAAACCCAAGCTGGGCTGTAGCTTTATTACAAAATATTGCCAAGTATGTCTTCAATAGTGGTAACTGGTTCGAAAAATTTCATTATATGCCTGCAAATGGACCACTTCGGCTTAATACTGATACCGATATTACCGCTTTAGTTTTTGTTACCGATCCCGAAATAGAAAAGAAACAAACACCTCATGGAGAAGTTTCTTTTTTACAAATTGTAGGAATCACTTCTGCAGAATATGAACATATTAAAGAAAATCCCGAAAGTGTAGAAGAATTAGTAAACAAACTGAGAGAAAAAAATCCGTTACTAATTACCGATTTAAATCGAAAAGATTAA
- a CDS encoding DUF1801 domain-containing protein, translating into MNQEIQNYNKSQTESDKIICDKLYGIINQILPEAENKIWHAHPVWFLDGNPIVGYSKLKGSVRLLFWSGQSFEEEQLQNEGSFKAAEMRYTDPNQINEEDLKRWLKKGREIQWDYKNIVKRKGVLIRLMTKPY; encoded by the coding sequence ATGAATCAGGAAATTCAAAATTATAATAAGTCTCAAACAGAATCAGATAAAATAATCTGCGACAAACTTTATGGAATTATAAATCAAATTTTACCTGAGGCCGAAAATAAAATCTGGCATGCGCATCCGGTTTGGTTTTTAGATGGAAATCCTATTGTAGGTTACAGCAAATTAAAAGGTTCCGTAAGATTACTTTTCTGGAGCGGGCAATCTTTTGAGGAAGAACAACTCCAAAACGAAGGTTCCTTTAAAGCTGCTGAAATGCGATACACCGATCCCAATCAAATCAACGAAGAAGATCTGAAACGATGGCTTAAAAAAGGCCGGGAAATTCAGTGGGATTATAAAAATATTGTAAAACGAAAAGGAGTTCTGATTCGTTTAATGACCAAACCCTATTAA
- a CDS encoding DUF2625 domain-containing protein, giving the protein MKFFSLTAFFLLTTITFSQTKMRPVNELIDQNDSGWKLVKEWIDTAKNKVEILPSDPQKAKDALYQTQVTTNSPMGAVIYKTGGILIDNGWIRILGSGSPKLNRSLPAWNKGKSFKEAGETPAFLLIADDALGGFYLLNGGALGKDLGKVYYFSPDNLEYEPLDISYSEFLGFCFSNDLDKFYAGSRWNDWKKEVSELQGDQVFNFYPFLWTEEGNDINKVSRKPIPVEEQYSLNLDLRKQLGH; this is encoded by the coding sequence ATGAAATTTTTTTCCTTAACCGCCTTTTTTCTTTTAACTACAATAACTTTTTCACAAACAAAAATGCGCCCTGTAAACGAATTAATAGATCAAAATGATTCCGGATGGAAACTAGTAAAAGAATGGATTGATACTGCCAAGAACAAAGTAGAAATTCTTCCCTCCGATCCCCAAAAAGCAAAAGATGCTTTATACCAGACACAAGTCACTACAAATTCTCCTATGGGAGCTGTAATTTACAAAACGGGGGGTATCTTAATCGATAACGGATGGATTAGAATCTTAGGTTCTGGAAGTCCTAAATTAAACCGCAGCCTTCCTGCCTGGAATAAAGGAAAATCTTTTAAAGAAGCTGGAGAAACGCCTGCCTTTCTTCTAATTGCAGATGATGCCCTTGGTGGTTTTTATTTGTTAAACGGAGGAGCTCTCGGAAAAGATTTGGGCAAAGTATATTATTTTTCGCCTGATAACTTAGAATATGAACCACTTGATATTAGTTATTCTGAGTTTTTAGGATTTTGTTTTTCAAATGATCTGGATAAATTTTATGCCGGAAGCAGATGGAATGACTGGAAAAAAGAAGTTTCAGAATTACAGGGAGATCAGGTTTTTAATTTTTATCCGTTTTTATGGACTGAAGAAGGTAACGACATTAATAAAGTGAGCAGAAAGCCAATTCCTGTAGAAGAACAATACAGTCTTAATCTCGATTTAAGAAAACAACTGGGACATTAA
- a CDS encoding DUF4919 domain-containing protein — protein MLKQIIFLLIFCFGIQMNSQETGFTTPDYKAIEKEINDKNSKFFYPKLMERLTKNDTLLTHEEYRHLYLGYVFQPKYDAFWKSPNEEKLNALYNKEKLETSDYDEIIKLSNHSLSDFPFDLRQLNYLSYIYHLKGDEAAAKIASFKFHSIMNVILSSGDGKKCETGFHVLLVEHEYVLLNLFELESKGQSLVKNCDYLSFEKGAYNVEGIYFNIEKMLENERKMLR, from the coding sequence ATGCTAAAACAAATTATCTTCCTCCTTATTTTTTGTTTCGGGATTCAAATGAATTCTCAGGAAACTGGTTTTACAACTCCTGATTATAAAGCCATCGAAAAAGAAATAAACGATAAAAATTCGAAGTTTTTCTATCCCAAATTAATGGAAAGACTCACCAAAAATGATACACTTTTAACGCATGAAGAATACCGTCATTTGTATCTGGGTTATGTTTTCCAGCCTAAATATGATGCTTTTTGGAAATCTCCGAATGAAGAAAAACTAAACGCGCTTTACAATAAAGAAAAATTGGAAACCTCGGATTACGATGAAATTATCAAGTTATCCAATCATTCCTTAAGTGACTTTCCTTTTGATTTAAGACAGCTCAATTATCTTTCTTACATCTATCATCTAAAAGGAGACGAAGCGGCTGCAAAAATTGCTTCTTTCAAATTTCATAGCATTATGAATGTCATTCTCTCATCAGGTGACGGGAAAAAATGTGAAACGGGATTTCATGTTTTGCTGGTCGAACATGAATATGTACTTCTAAATCTTTTCGAATTGGAATCAAAAGGACAGTCTTTAGTCAAAAATTGTGACTATCTCAGTTTTGAAAAAGGCGCTTACAATGTCGAGGGCATTTATTTCAATATTGAAAAAATGCTAGAAAACGAAAGGAAAATGCTTCGCTAA
- a CDS encoding DUF2975 domain-containing protein → MEIKIGTSQILKILNIFSWIIFIGLCVEAGMYLFNGIYTMTINSYNARFLNLLDVYNYSTSFYIQEICFISIVAVLKAIMVYLIVKLLHEKKLNIEQPFTAETGRFISYLSYLAFGIGLFSLWAAKFNGFLITNGVKVPSLESLNLEGGSVWIFMAIILFVIGQIFKRGIEIQSEIELTV, encoded by the coding sequence ATGGAAATTAAAATTGGAACATCACAGATCCTAAAAATTTTGAATATTTTCTCCTGGATCATTTTTATCGGGTTATGTGTAGAAGCCGGAATGTATCTCTTTAACGGAATTTATACCATGACTATAAATTCCTATAACGCACGTTTTTTAAACTTACTGGATGTTTATAATTACAGTACTTCTTTTTACATTCAGGAAATTTGTTTTATCAGTATTGTTGCCGTCTTAAAAGCAATTATGGTTTATTTAATTGTGAAATTACTGCACGAAAAAAAATTAAATATAGAACAGCCCTTTACAGCAGAAACCGGGCGTTTTATATCTTATCTTTCTTATCTGGCTTTCGGTATTGGTTTATTCTCTCTTTGGGCTGCAAAATTCAATGGTTTTCTTATTACAAACGGAGTAAAAGTTCCATCATTAGAAAGCTTAAATCTGGAAGGCGGAAGTGTTTGGATATTTATGGCAATCATACTGTTTGTTATTGGACAGATTTTTAAAAGAGGAATCGAAATACAATCTGAAATTGAATTAACCGTTTAA
- a CDS encoding helix-turn-helix domain-containing protein — translation MPIIVNLDVMMAKRKMSLNELSEKVDLTLSNLSILKTGKAKAIRFSTLEAICKVLDCQPGDILEFSED, via the coding sequence ATGCCTATTATAGTAAATTTAGACGTCATGATGGCTAAAAGAAAAATGTCACTGAACGAACTTTCAGAAAAAGTAGATTTGACTTTATCCAATCTTTCTATCTTAAAAACAGGAAAAGCAAAAGCGATTCGTTTCAGTACTTTGGAAGCTATTTGTAAAGTTTTAGACTGTCAGCCAGGGGATATTTTAGAATTTTCGGAAGACTAA
- a CDS encoding NAD(P)H-dependent oxidoreductase: MNILIVYVHPSRKSYTFQVLERLKSVLAIEKWNVEISDLYASNFVSDMSEEEYEREGFAKTQLPIPADVLQEQEKLEKADCVIFLYPVWWSDCPAKLKGWFDRVYSVGYAYGQNETSRKMKTISLGLVICTAGHPNTFLNEIEIAQSMEKIMLEDRLGKRFTNKEMIILGGTLDLENVMAEHFEEINQIPKKIKLIKN, from the coding sequence ATGAACATTTTAATTGTTTATGTGCATCCAAGCAGAAAATCTTATACTTTTCAGGTTTTAGAAAGATTGAAATCGGTTTTGGCTATAGAAAAATGGAATGTTGAAATTTCCGATTTATACGCTTCCAATTTCGTCAGCGATATGTCTGAAGAAGAATACGAACGGGAAGGTTTTGCTAAAACACAACTTCCAATTCCGGCCGATGTTTTACAAGAGCAGGAAAAATTAGAAAAAGCCGATTGTGTTATTTTCCTTTATCCCGTTTGGTGGAGCGATTGTCCAGCCAAATTAAAGGGCTGGTTTGATCGCGTTTATTCGGTTGGATATGCTTACGGGCAAAATGAAACTTCCAGAAAAATGAAAACCATTTCACTTGGACTGGTAATCTGTACAGCCGGACATCCTAATACTTTTTTAAACGAAATCGAAATTGCCCAAAGCATGGAAAAAATCATGCTCGAAGACCGACTTGGAAAACGTTTTACAAACAAAGAAATGATTATTCTTGGAGGAACTTTAGATCTCGAAAATGTTATGGCAGAACATTTTGAAGAAATTAATCAAATTCCGAAAAAAATTAAATTGATAAAAAACTAA
- a CDS encoding SRPBCC family protein gives MSTHDFTTKIIVNQSPEEVFKAVQNVRGWWSEEIEGKTANLNDEFDYHYEDVHRCKIKLTEVIPNQKIVWFIEHNYFKFTEDKTEWTGTKPTFEIQQKEGKTELTFTHFGLVPEYECFDICRDAWTNYIQNSLKKLIETGKGEPNATGKPQTENEKKLSAN, from the coding sequence ATGAGCACTCACGATTTTACCACAAAAATAATAGTTAACCAATCTCCCGAAGAAGTTTTTAAAGCCGTACAAAACGTTCGCGGTTGGTGGTCGGAAGAAATTGAAGGAAAAACAGCCAATTTAAATGATGAATTCGATTATCATTATGAAGATGTGCATCGCTGCAAAATAAAACTGACTGAAGTAATTCCAAATCAAAAAATCGTATGGTTTATTGAGCACAATTACTTCAAATTTACAGAAGACAAAACCGAATGGACCGGAACAAAACCGACTTTTGAAATCCAACAAAAAGAAGGAAAAACAGAACTTACTTTCACCCATTTCGGATTAGTTCCGGAATACGAATGTTTCGACATCTGTCGTGACGCCTGGACCAACTATATCCAGAACAGTTTGAAAAAACTTATTGAAACCGGAAAAGGGGAACCAAACGCGACAGGAAAACCACAAACAGAAAACGAGAAGAAGTTGTCAGCTAATTAA